The following coding sequences lie in one Spinacia oleracea cultivar Varoflay chromosome 1, BTI_SOV_V1, whole genome shotgun sequence genomic window:
- the LOC130466282 gene encoding uncharacterized protein, with amino-acid sequence MQISSLHHKLRHNRGNLLMERDILKNFTQLQKARDITQSVYTEELIESKIKYIMPVIDGTRNQRKINRRDKKKDILSLDKRLNFLERKLAKIYPKMEAVLDGSNVLCK; translated from the exons ATGCAGATTAGTAGCTTGCATCATAAACTACGACATAACAGAGGTAATCTGCTTATGGAGAGGGATATACTAAAAAACTTTACCCAGCTTCAGAAGGCAAGGGACATTACCCAATCTGTCTATACTGAGGAACTAATTGAAAGCAAAATAAAA TACATCATGCCTGTAATAGATGGAACAAGAAATCAACGCAAGATCAACCGGCGAGACAAAAAGAAAGACATCCTGTCACTAGACAAGCGTTTAAATTTTCTGGAAAGGAAATTAGCAAAGATTTATCCAAAAATGGAAGCTGTTTTAGATGGTTCAAATGTATTATGCAAATAA
- the LOC130462961 gene encoding uncharacterized protein, with the protein MSDASDSQNLSSSGAKSVSSASYVTSSPSSVSLSSDEETRASAEHRTKSMHDVLSRSVPAVIPLSSDDESSGEEPPPPDAGDSGSPDSTADLSPSLRQTLREMRHDYLSRIVRINPPSNVPPGLDVQPLSEQAWLDDFEQLAGANESELSLRVYRRRESIFRSMMANHVTISVGGQAGGEDILAQVNEMRPFPNYVEENVVPGDSTPFLSEASAFGPLHAKLNTKWTDDARKENHAVVGKEFYGLPDGYRLIVPDDDARITHPPEGCIGVYAYSLDFGQRFPLDPTLVKILRAFNVCLAQLHPFAVRTLISYIWVCRFLEFPETLSLCKRVHHLRNSGTGNKIGWFSIYCNRGRLTCHGMPTGQKEWKDRFYWLAVPADFPVARGFVRPRTRLEGVEILDGAVLEERAFEHFSSEPKFNAAGKEFCVTFSLHVFFSLCASCFFFFFFFFFFFFFFLGRRFLNLEELGVRADGSFICAAPPDPAANGYQILADQIEGSRRSSTRRSGRGGGSGIVPRVSRVVSSTNTGSVSTPIRRGQTSRGASHRGALSGSRRDRADFEAGLEAPTEDAGHDFGEVAGEVCDQPGCSGSASEPVDIEAEEPPFVQRPGKQPRLDSGAEQLRASPSAADPHRSNTSGSSLRQFLEQELQGSDLAADDLDLHITGRHKEFVEKEFLDIRPQADPELAAIFSGPSASDRTFVPRWDVSESESLYGNYPEKGGTLALRMLRGLQLPSDLPKERLYTPGANACQKVMECGNAVRELTEVFIVYQKRLAANVAHIEAQKKRIEELTADLELSSTCLTSANDQLKLVTEERDQLQASFSQAQIDLVTGQQKIEALQQDFLSVEQSHDNEMAQLQNSIEDQLAAAVRDFRRSDEQYALRTQSYDGGWKAASLIVQEKHPDLDWSPIEAAWLAGLHVELLRKKREAEQASLAAGGAVPEDDGVPDHCVENVHPGELPLSDAEDDVGQ; encoded by the exons TCTCTTTATCTTCTGATGAGGAGACTCGGGCTTCTGCTGAGCACAGAACCAAATCAATGCATGATGTTTTGTCTCGCTCTGTGCCTGCTGTGATTCCTTTGTCCTCTGACGATGAATCCTCTGGGGAGGAGCCGCCCCCCCCAGATGCGGGTGATTCTGGAAGTCCTGACTCTACGGCCGACCTGTCCCCATCTTTACGTCAAACTCTTAGGGAGATGCGCCATGACTATCTGTCGCGGATAGTTAGGATAAATCCGCCGTCCAATGTCCCCCCAGGGCTTGATGTTCAGCCTCTGTCTGAACAGGCCTGGTTAGATGATTTTGAGCAGCTTGCTGGAGCTAATGAGTCTGAACTGTCTTTGCGTGTTTACAGACGCCGGGAATCTATTTTTCGTTCTATGATGGCCAACCATGTCACTATTTCTGTGGGTGGGCAAGCTGGTGGGGAGGATATTTTGGCCCAGGTGAATGAGATGAGGCCTTTTCCAAACTACGTGGAAGAGAATGTCGTTCCTGGGGATTCGACGCCCTTCCTTTCTGAGGCCTCTGCTTTTGGTCCCTTACACGCGAAGCTGAACACTAAGTGGACTGATGATGCGCGAAAAGAGAATCACGCTGTTGTTGGTAAAGAGTTTTATGGTCTGCCTGATGGTTATCGACTCATCGTGCCAGACGATGATGCTCGGATTACTCATCCACCAGAGGGGTGCATAGGCGTTTATGCCTATAGTCTGGATTTTGGTCAGCGCTTTCCTCTGGATCCTACCCTGGTGAAGATTCTTCGTGCCTTCAACGTTTGCTTAGCTCAGCTCCATCCCTTCGCTGTTCGTACTTTGATCAGCTATATTTGGGTCTGTCGGTTTTTGGAGTTTCCTGAGACCCTTTCTCTCTGTAAGCGAGTCCATCATCTGCGCAACAGCGGTACTGGGAACAAGATTGGCTGGTTTTCCATCTATTGCAATCGTGGAAGATTGACCTGCCATGGGATGCCTACCGGCCAAAAGGAGTGGAAGGATAGGTTTTACTGGCTCGCTGTCCCTGCTGACTTTCCTGTTGCTCGGGGCTTTGTTAGACCTCGGACTCGGCTAGAGGGAGTCGAGATTTTGGATGGTGCTGTCTTGGAGGAGAGGGCTTTTGAGCATTTTTCATCTGAGCCCAAGTTTAATGCTGCTGGTAAAGAG TTCTGTGTTACTTTCTCACTTCacgttttcttttctctttgtgcgagttgtttttttttttttttttttttttttttttttttttttttttttttaggtcgtCGATTCTTGAATCTTGAGGAATTGGGTGTTCGGGCTGATGGTTCTTTCATCTGCGCTGCTCCCCCCGATCCTGCTGCGAATGGGTATCAAATTTTGGCTGACCAAATAGAGGGCAGCAGGAGAAGTTCTACACGCCGTTCTGGTCGGGGTGGCGGTTCTGGGATCGTTCCCAGAGTGTCTCGAGTGGTCTCCTCTACAAACACTGGTTCTGTGAGCACTCCTATTCGTCGAGGGCAGACCTCTCGCGGAGCTTCCCATCGTGGTGCTCTGTCAGGCTCTCGTCGTGACCGAGCCGATTTCGAGGCTGGGCTCGAAGCTCCGACAGAGGATGCAGGCCATGATTTTGGGGAAGTGGCTGGTGAGGTATGTGACCAGCCAGGTTGTTCGGGCTCTGCGTCGGAACCTGTGGATATCGAAGCTGAGGAGCCGCCTTTTGTTCAGCGTCCTGGGAAACAACCTAGGCTTGATAGTGGAGCTGAGCAACTTCGAGCCTCCCCTTCTGCGGCTGATCCCCATCGTAGCAACACTTCTGGTAGCTCTCTTCGACAGTTTCTGGAGCAAGAGCTTCAAGGAAGTGATCTGGCTGCTGATGATCTTGACCTGCATATCACGGGTCGGCATAAGGAGTTTGTTGAGAAAGAATTTCTCGACATTCGTCCCCAGGCCGACCCTGAGCTGGCTGCTATCTTCTCTGGTCCTTCTGCTTCGGATCGTACTTTTGTCCCGCGCTGGGATGTGTCCGAATCAGAAAGCTTATATGGGAACTACCCTGAGAAAGGCGGGACGCTTGCCCTGAGGATGTTAAGAGGTCTGCAGTTGCCCAGCGACCTGCCCAAAGAGCGTTTGTATACTCCTGGGGCGAATGCCTGCCAGAAGGTCATGGAG TGTGGCAACGCTGTTCGTGAGTTGACAGAAGTCTTCATAGTTTACCAGAAACGACTTGCTGCCAACGTTGCTCACATAGaggcccaaaagaagagaattgAGGAGCTCACTGCTGATCTGGAGTTATCTTCGACCTGTCTTACTTCGGCTAATGATCAATTGAAGCTTGTTACTGAAGAGCGTGATCAGCTGCAGGCTAGCTTTTCTCAGGCCCAAATTGATCTGGTCACCGGACAGCAGAAAATTGAGGCTCTCCAGCAAGACTTTCTCTCTGTTGAGCAGTCTCATGACAATGAGATGGCCCAACTGCAGAACTCCATCGAAGATCAGCTTGCGGCTGCCGTTCGCGACTTCCGTCGGTCAGATGAGCAGTATGCTCTGCGCACTCAGAGCTATGATGGCGGGTGGAAGGCTGCTTCGCTAATAGTGCAAGAAAAGCATCCTGATCTTGACTGGTCTCCAATCGAAGCTGCTTGGTTGGCTGGGCTCCATGTTGAGCTTTTGAGAAAGAAGAGGGAGGCCGAGCAAGCGTCTCTAGCTGCGGGCGGTGCGGTGCCAGAAGATGATGGGGTGCCTGATCATTGTGTTGAAAATGTTCACCCTGGGGAATTGCCTTTGTCTGATGCTGAAGATGATGTTGGGCAATAA